A window of Mytilus edulis chromosome 10, xbMytEdul2.2, whole genome shotgun sequence contains these coding sequences:
- the LOC139491204 gene encoding uncharacterized protein isoform X1 translates to MSGKDVCLVFGTAAVCWMFGYYWIKRQTGLTTTPASFSQSDSPNRTRAQLIPENSEEDARLDKERIIQTKEEDTEMKVPPPDSYLTTTPASLSPPGSPSRTSAQLIPRNSEEYIRLNGNDLEEDRDHVGGQWYDAVILHASEDEMAARLCQEILQEQVNVPNLKISLPDDIITPGTPTLDGLAGLLLKCRLVIIYHSRHMSMDGLMLFGKQANIIQSLEDPQKRDRIIPFIVDCEELSVDMCTIQPVNYTNDIRSANFPNFKNKMERLFLMWRDKIA, encoded by the exons ATGAGTGGAAAAGATGTATGCCTTGTTTTCGGAACAGCTGCAGTTTGTTGGATGTTTGGGTATTACTGGATTAAACGACAAACag gCTTGACAACTACCCCTGCTTCATTCTCACAATCAGACTCACCTAATCGTACCAGAGCTCAACTCATACCCGAGAATTCAGAAGAAGACGCACGTTTGG ataaagaAAGAATCATACAAACAAAGGAAGAGGATACCGAAATGAAGGTTCCGCCTCCAGACTCTT ACTTGACAACGACCCCTGCTTCATTGTCACCTCCAGGCTCACCTAGTCGTACCAGTGCTCAACTCATACCCCGGAATTCAGAAGAATACATACGTTTGA ACGGTAATGATTTGGAAGAAGACCGGGATCATGTTG gaGGACAGTGGTATGATGCAGTAATCCTACATGCTTCAGAAGATGAAATGGCTGCAAGACTTTGCCAGGAAATTTTGCAGGAACAAGTCAATGTACCAAACCTTAAAATTAGTTTACCGGATGATATAATTACACCAGGCACACCAACCCTTGATGGATTAGCAGGTCTCCTCTTAAAATGTAGACTTGTTATTATCTATCATTCTCGACATATGTCTATGGATGGTTTAATGCTCTTTGGAAAACAGGCTAATATAATACAATCTTTAGAGGACCCACAGAAGAGGGACCGAATAATTCCCTTCATTGTTGACTGCGAGGAACTTTCAGTTGATATGTGCACCATTCAGCCGGTAAATTACACAAATGACATAAGAAGTGCAAACTTTCccaattttaagaacaaaatggaaCGACTATTTTTAATGTGGAGGGATAAAATAGCATAG
- the LOC139491204 gene encoding uncharacterized protein isoform X3 — protein MSGKDVCLVFGTAAVCWMFGYYWIKRQTGLTTTPASFSQSDSPNRTRAQLIPENSEEDARLDGNDLEEDRDHVGGQWYDAVILHASEDEMAARLCQEILQEQVNVPNLKISLPDDIITPGTPTLDGLAGLLLKCRLVIIYHSRHMSMDGLMLFGKQANIIQSLEDPQKRDRIIPFIVDCEELSVDMCTIQPVNYTNDIRSANFPNFKNKMERLFLMWRDKIA, from the exons ATGAGTGGAAAAGATGTATGCCTTGTTTTCGGAACAGCTGCAGTTTGTTGGATGTTTGGGTATTACTGGATTAAACGACAAACag gCTTGACAACTACCCCTGCTTCATTCTCACAATCAGACTCACCTAATCGTACCAGAGCTCAACTCATACCCGAGAATTCAGAAGAAGACGCACGTTTGG ACGGTAATGATTTGGAAGAAGACCGGGATCATGTTG gaGGACAGTGGTATGATGCAGTAATCCTACATGCTTCAGAAGATGAAATGGCTGCAAGACTTTGCCAGGAAATTTTGCAGGAACAAGTCAATGTACCAAACCTTAAAATTAGTTTACCGGATGATATAATTACACCAGGCACACCAACCCTTGATGGATTAGCAGGTCTCCTCTTAAAATGTAGACTTGTTATTATCTATCATTCTCGACATATGTCTATGGATGGTTTAATGCTCTTTGGAAAACAGGCTAATATAATACAATCTTTAGAGGACCCACAGAAGAGGGACCGAATAATTCCCTTCATTGTTGACTGCGAGGAACTTTCAGTTGATATGTGCACCATTCAGCCGGTAAATTACACAAATGACATAAGAAGTGCAAACTTTCccaattttaagaacaaaatggaaCGACTATTTTTAATGTGGAGGGATAAAATAGCATAG
- the LOC139491204 gene encoding uncharacterized protein isoform X2, producing the protein MSGKDVCLVFGTAAVCWMFGYYWIKRQTGLTTTPASFSQSDSPNRTRAQLIPENSEEDARLDLTTTPASLSPPGSPSRTSAQLIPRNSEEYIRLNGNDLEEDRDHVGGQWYDAVILHASEDEMAARLCQEILQEQVNVPNLKISLPDDIITPGTPTLDGLAGLLLKCRLVIIYHSRHMSMDGLMLFGKQANIIQSLEDPQKRDRIIPFIVDCEELSVDMCTIQPVNYTNDIRSANFPNFKNKMERLFLMWRDKIA; encoded by the exons ATGAGTGGAAAAGATGTATGCCTTGTTTTCGGAACAGCTGCAGTTTGTTGGATGTTTGGGTATTACTGGATTAAACGACAAACag gCTTGACAACTACCCCTGCTTCATTCTCACAATCAGACTCACCTAATCGTACCAGAGCTCAACTCATACCCGAGAATTCAGAAGAAGACGCACGTTTGG ACTTGACAACGACCCCTGCTTCATTGTCACCTCCAGGCTCACCTAGTCGTACCAGTGCTCAACTCATACCCCGGAATTCAGAAGAATACATACGTTTGA ACGGTAATGATTTGGAAGAAGACCGGGATCATGTTG gaGGACAGTGGTATGATGCAGTAATCCTACATGCTTCAGAAGATGAAATGGCTGCAAGACTTTGCCAGGAAATTTTGCAGGAACAAGTCAATGTACCAAACCTTAAAATTAGTTTACCGGATGATATAATTACACCAGGCACACCAACCCTTGATGGATTAGCAGGTCTCCTCTTAAAATGTAGACTTGTTATTATCTATCATTCTCGACATATGTCTATGGATGGTTTAATGCTCTTTGGAAAACAGGCTAATATAATACAATCTTTAGAGGACCCACAGAAGAGGGACCGAATAATTCCCTTCATTGTTGACTGCGAGGAACTTTCAGTTGATATGTGCACCATTCAGCCGGTAAATTACACAAATGACATAAGAAGTGCAAACTTTCccaattttaagaacaaaatggaaCGACTATTTTTAATGTGGAGGGATAAAATAGCATAG